Below is a genomic region from Pleuronectes platessa chromosome 2, fPlePla1.1, whole genome shotgun sequence.
aattctCCATGTTTAAACTGATTTCAGGGATAATCGTTGTGTAATGCTCATGATAACACAGTCATTTTCATGCTTTCTTAAACAGCATACAAAGATATTAAAGAGACCTCTTTAAAGAAGTGACCGTACATATTGCTCATGCTCGGAGGACACCACAACTGGTTTGTATTCTCACGACCAGATACACAAAGGATGATAATAATGCTACCACTTgtgaaacatgaagaagaaaaaaaacgactAGAACAAACATGCTAATGTGATGGGTGCGGGGGTGGGTGGCTGAATGTGCATAAGAAAGAAGGCAGATACACTGAGGAGCTAGCATAACTTCATGCACAGATCAATACCACTGTACGCCGTGTCCGAGGAAGGAGCTGCCACAAAAACCCATGCATTTGTGATCAAAATTGGTGACGAATAATATTCAGGATCATGGAAATTATCTATATTTTGATTATGCCTAagacaattaaaataaatgtgcaagtGGTGACAGTTTTGAAGAAACAAAGATGAATGCTATTGCTTAATCAATTTTTTATTTGCTCTAAATCTCAGTGACTACTGCCGCATGAGAAGATGAGTCACACATTTCCTAAATACTAACTTCATATGGACCATCACAGCTATTCGTGCTAACAGTCTAATCAGTGGTGGATGCGGCCAGTTATATTGCTCCTAACCTCAGCACCTATTATACTTTTTCTTTCTATGAGACCCCAcacctttctttctctttgctgCTTTTGCAGTTTGAGGATTTGTAGTAAAATCAAGCCCAGGTTTCACCAAATTAAAGGCATGAAACGGATAAATGAAGCAGTATTGAATCTGCATTTTATGAGAACATAATTCATAGATAGATTAATCAAAATACAACTCATATACAAAACCAATtgtatggtttaaaaaaaaataattatggCAGCTGCTATTTCGCTATTGCATATAATTTGACTTCATTCAAAGTTAATTATAGGTGCATAAATTTAAGTAAACACGCTgcatgaatattaaaatatgataatttgGGAAGTTTTAATCATAATTTTGCTGAATTATACAGAATCTTGTTTGAAAATCTAATCTCTGTGATAGTAAACACAGGGTTGGATTCTATCTGCATACTGTTTACCATACTATGTTTTTGCAGTAATCTGAGGTAAAGATCTGcttatattgtgtgtgtttaacacaGGTGAGAAGTTTCCAACAAGATGTAACAGAcatctgaaacaacaaaaaacactgaTCATTCACGCTCCATATTTAAATTTAGTCACAGACATCAACAGGTCAGGATTTTGATGATCGATTGTAAGAGTGACCCAAGGTGTGGGGCGTGGctctgagagagggaggagctggaggagtgaACGTGGGTTTTTGGTGTCTTTGTAGCAGCCGTGCCACATCAGCCACAGTGGGCTGACAGGTCGATGGAGAGAAGGGGTCAAAGGTTTCAAACAAGGGGCTTGATTGTCACTTCCATACATGTGCACTACAGCTGGAAACACGTTAAAGGGACATTTCACGTGTTATGTATTTGAACATTGCAGTTGCTAGCTTTGCCGTCATTCTCTCACAATGATGGGTGATTTGGTTTTCACACCAACAACAAATTAATACAGTTTTGTGATTTTGAGACCGATAGCTGAGATTTGCAGAAACATTGCTATTGTTTATGGGTGGAGTGTCCCTTTAAATGTTTTCCTGTAGTGTGTTAGCTAATAACATCTTTATGGACTGGCTATGTTCACTGTTTAACATTATAGTGAAACTAAAGCAATGTATTTTATTAGCTTTTCTGCAGAGAATTAGACGAAACAGTGGCTAAATCTCTCATACTAAAACCGATAGTTGGCTTCCTCCACAGATCACAATATCTGCCTACAAAAGCCCTTAACACTTActaattcacattttatttctcattttcatCCTCATCCAAAATTCTATGTATCTGCTAGCATTAGCTTATGTTTAATGTATATATGTGACAGTGGAGCTGATGTTCTCAACTAACTCCCAAAAGGAtgaaatatttctttatccgCTGTGATCAAACCATAAAACACATGGTACAGGGAGTAGACACATTCACAGGACACCATCAGTGTAATATAATGAAAACTTGTGCTCAACAAATACTTCTTTAGAAACACCCTCAgtgttaaagcaacactatgtagcttttactgagcaacagcgccctcttcAGCCACATGTGCTGATTCATTCTGTTGTGCTCCATGGTTTTTGTGTGCCACTCACGTAattgaaacacaactgaacagtgGACATTACCCACGATCCCGGGCTTCCTGAAACAGAGCAGCTGCCGCTGTaacaaacaccaaactctgttaaGATTCTTGATATCTTTTAAGATTCCTCGCTGAATATCTGAGATAAACACTGGTTTGTAATGACTTCTAAGAGACATTCAGTCAGTTCCACACTGATCTTAATCAAACATGATCACCAAAGTTACATAGAGCAAGTACAAACATTCAGGTTGAGGAGCAGGAATGAAATGTGTATACAACAAACTAATTTTGATGCCGCTAAAACTTGTCATTGCTTTATAATCTTCACAAATATACTGCTGCATTTCTGTTTTGCTTTAGTTGATACAAGTATCcacatgtatttttttccaCCTATTGTGAAGTGTTGACCGAGAGACAGAGCTGTCAGACTCTGTTTTTCATTGAAAGTGAAATCCCTACAGTACTTGGAATTTTGCTTTAGTGTGCCTGAACTGATAAATTGGCAGAAAGGTAATTTTCTCCACCGCTGCACCAGCGTCTAGACATAAGTAGAGATCAAGCTGAAGTATTTGAGAGGATTTCAAACATTATTCATCACAGCAAGTATTGATTGGCTTGCCAAAGGCGTCCGTGGCTCTGTGTCAAAATAATCCTTGTTAAAACATTTGTCTCTCTTAAATCCTTGGCTTTAAGTTTGAACTCAGGAGGACTGAACCCAGGGGGAATGTGAggccctccttccctctcccctctcctcacaCTCACCATCGCCCCGATCCCATCTATACAGTGGGCCAGCTGGGCCCAGTCACgatcagcagcagtggcagagtaagTGCCGCGAGATTTGGACATATGCTGGGAGCAGAGCTGGGGCTACACAGGTCGAACAGACTTCCCTGGAAGCGCATCTTCCTGGAGTCCTGCCTCAGCGTCTCCCAGATGGAGCTGACTTCCTCCTGACAGTCGGTCAGCGCTGTGAGGGCACATGTGTGGAAGGCTTCCCAGTGGCTGTGGCAAACAAAGGATCATCACACCAACGCTGCATCTGCCAGTTTTACTCACAGATCATCCGGCATGGCTATACAAGCATCCAGACATGCTCTGGCTGTCGTGGTTTCATTTTTTGCTTGCCAATAATCTATTGATGGTCTCAGATGGTTACAGTGGCTTCAAGCAAGTCAAGCTGAGCTTTAATTGCCATGGCAACTGCATCCGAGTGAAACAATATTACACATTATATTGCAAGTGGGCAGTTTTCAACTGAGGGCTTATGTTTAAATCTTTATCTTCAATATTCGGTGGTGGTGCTGTAGACAACGTGCAGATACAATGACAAAATGTGTCCCTGGAATTTCATTACAGCTGCAGCGAAGTCATAAATTATTTAGCACAATAGCTCAGTGTCTCAGCACCACTCATTTCTCTATTCTGCCTCTGAGGTTATgcacatctgtctctctctatattATTCCAATCAATTTTGTGCTGTTTCATACAAACTGAACTGACAGACAATCTTATGCACAAGTGATTCAGATCAGtgcttgtgtctgtttttattcCAGCCCATCATGACAGTTCTCGCCCTCTTTGAAAGTGGATTAATCAGGAAGGTTTGGCTCGAATCGAAACCTTCAGGATCTATTTGATGTTCATTACAGAGATGTCCATGTTGTTCACACACTGATAGAGTTATTCTCACCTGCACACGGCCGCCACTCCACTCTCACTGGTCACGTTCTCCTGATAGTTGTCCATGCTCTCTCCCAGCTCCAGGACACAGAAGGAAAAGTCCCTGTAAACCTTTTCACACTTGACGTCTACTGAGTCTCCTGACACCGAGACGGACAGGAACACTGCAAAACAGACCCAGGTGACAAGTGAACAGATTTTATAAACCTGTGAAACTATGATTTTGAATGAAGTTTAAAAATGAATCAGTGGCACTTTATTGctgacaaattattattatttttctctatGCTGAGTATTTTCAATCTCTTCCTTCTCACTGCCTCGCTGGTCATGATCATGCAACTTTTATACCATTCAATACTTTTTCCGATAAacgtcttttttcttttttgaatatttcatcatattttacagttttgtgtttctgtgaaacAGATTGAGTCACAGATCGTGATCACTGCACCTCACACATTTCTCCCACATGGAATTCAATTTTTTGTTTAGAGCTATTTCTGATTCAAATgccaaaacacagagtttccacATGGACAATGCAAAATGAGCACGATTAAAGCACCAAACACTACTAAAAGTGACATTAAGGGAGGGATCATTTTATGAgttatttgttttatgttgCATACAAGCTTGCACACCAACACCCAAGTTGGACCACCCATGCCGTTATCTATGGTGGATGGGGCTGTTCTACCAGCAGCTGGCCACCACGGTGCAGATCTTATCGCCATTGTGTAAAATACAGATGGAGAAGCATGAAGACTACAGTGATATTTCAGATGCAGGGAGATGAATCGATGTCAGGCAGTTTTCTCTTATGGACCAAAAGGAAATATCTTACCCAGAGCAAACGCGAGAATCCCCCCGATCTTCGTCGACATGTAAAATCCCATATCATCCCATGTCAGGGCGAGCGGcaaaagaggaaggagaagctgcgtTGAGTCAAACGGGGATGATCATCTGCCcattcttcatgtgtgtgtcagtgatggagcgctgataaaaaaaacttggtgtgtatgtgtgtgtgtgtgtgcgcagtcTCTCCCTGCCCCGACCGACTGGTGCTGACGTTACCTGCCCCCCGGCGGGCGCTGAGCTCATCCTCTCCCCCCTCAGCACCGGACAGCTCCCGCACCtccccgagcagcagcagcagcctgcactGCACAACCCCGCAACACTCCTCCCTCACCGCCGGGACCCACACGGTGCTCGCCTCCATTCGGCACGTTATTATATCACATTCATGCTCGTGTTATAGATTTTCACCTCTTGTGCCTTCTCTTAGTGGGATCTCCATTTTATTCCACTAAGCTGCTGCCAAGATCTAATAGCAGGATTCCGCTCTCGGGGACttaaagacatgttttaaatctttaattgcatcagacatattttttaatggttaaaaacaaatgtaaagtgATGGTGCTCCctcataaaaaaacatcagaataTATTAATATGTAAACCTTTCCCAAAATACACGTGTACAAGTATGTGCGgctggaaagatagatagataaatagataccTTATTAATCCTGAAGGACATTTAGATTACATGTTTGGAATCAATTATTTGGACTATGGCAATTGAACAATatcttttttcattattattttatattatttcagtaATTAAACTACTTACTATCATTATACAGAGCACATACGAGAATTAGTAATTAATGAACCCAAAAAGACTCAGGGCATTTCCATCCTAATTTCCTAGCATGACGCTATGTGCACAGCTGTCATGTTACTGAAGCTCTGCACATGATAGTAACATTACTGCATGATGCATAACCTGTGACAGAATGCAGACTACAGCAGCATAGAGAGATACAGTTTCAAAGAGAGCAAcaaacaggaataaaaaaaagaactttgTTCACCCATTTATTGTTTCATCACAAATACTTGAATACAATCTGAAAGACTGCATCTGGTAAAGATGCTCCGCTGAGCCTCTAACAACAGGCTGGTGATGAAAAGGAGCTGCAGAAACCTGCAGAGAACACTGTTTAATGCTTTTTGTTCTTGCAGCTGCCATTTCCCCCACATAATACAAACATCACATCGCACCTAAAGGGCCCAGACCTCATGTCATGTAACTAGATGTTAACAGCAGAGGGGGAATAGTGGGTAGTCGTAATcaactgcattttttttatcaaaatcaCAGTGCAGGTCAGGCACAATGGTGGTTTAAAGATATGTGGATGCTTTCAGGTCATAACATATATCATCATTTTGACAAGTCTTTGAATAATGACATTAACATTTAATTATTGTCATGTCACAGCATCCACATGGATGCATTCTATTCAGCTTGTTTTGGGCTCAAGCTGTACCAAAtcccttttgtttttccatGATTTTTAATGACCACATGGTTTAcccttatacacacacacattagaaaaTGAACTGTAGTTCC
It encodes:
- the LOC128424514 gene encoding neuritin, which translates into the protein MGFYMSTKIGGILAFALVFLSVSVSGDSVDVKCEKVYRDFSFCVLELGESMDNYQENVTSESGVAAVCSHWEAFHTCALTALTDCQEEVSSIWETLRQDSRKMRFQGSLFDLCSPSSAPSICPNLAALTLPLLLIVTGPSWPTV